A DNA window from Rhizobium jaguaris contains the following coding sequences:
- a CDS encoding polyamine ABC transporter substrate-binding protein, with protein MFARLAATAFAAVSLVTAAQAEDKVVNIYNWSDYIDDSILADFTKETGIKVVYDTFDSNETLETKLLAGKTGYDIVVPTADFMQRQIKAGVFQKLDKSKLPNISNMWDMVMQRISTYDPGNQYAVDYMWGTNGIGYNVDKVKQILGTDDKPTLEVIFDPKVAAKFKDCGIYMLDAPKDVIPTALAYLGLDPNSTKPEDFKKAEALLTSIRPFIRKFHSSEYINALANGDICIAFGYSGDILQARNRAEEAKNGVHVDYSMPKQAQMWFDVMAIPADAPHVAEAHEFLNYIMKPEVIAKASNFVAYANGNKASQQFVNKEILEDPAVYPTDEIMKNLFTVKPWDPKTQRLATRLWTKVVTGQ; from the coding sequence ATGTTCGCACGGCTCGCAGCAACGGCTTTCGCGGCCGTTTCGCTGGTGACGGCAGCCCAGGCAGAAGACAAGGTCGTCAACATCTACAACTGGTCGGATTATATCGATGATTCGATCCTGGCCGATTTCACAAAGGAAACCGGCATCAAGGTCGTCTACGATACCTTCGATTCCAACGAGACGCTGGAAACCAAGCTCTTGGCGGGCAAGACCGGCTACGACATCGTCGTGCCGACGGCGGACTTCATGCAGCGTCAGATCAAGGCTGGTGTGTTCCAGAAGCTCGACAAATCGAAGCTGCCGAACATCTCCAACATGTGGGACATGGTGATGCAGCGCATTTCCACCTACGATCCCGGCAACCAATATGCCGTCGACTATATGTGGGGCACCAACGGCATCGGCTACAATGTCGACAAGGTGAAACAGATCCTCGGCACCGACGACAAGCCAACGCTCGAAGTGATTTTCGACCCGAAGGTCGCCGCCAAGTTCAAGGATTGCGGCATCTATATGCTCGATGCGCCGAAGGACGTCATCCCAACGGCGCTGGCCTATCTCGGCCTCGACCCGAACTCGACTAAGCCTGAGGATTTCAAGAAGGCCGAGGCTCTCCTGACGTCGATCCGGCCCTTCATCCGCAAGTTCCACTCGTCCGAATATATCAATGCGCTCGCCAACGGTGATATCTGCATCGCCTTCGGCTATTCCGGCGACATCCTGCAGGCGCGCAACCGCGCCGAAGAAGCTAAGAACGGCGTGCATGTCGACTATTCGATGCCGAAGCAGGCACAGATGTGGTTCGACGTCATGGCGATACCCGCCGACGCGCCGCACGTGGCCGAGGCGCACGAGTTCCTGAACTACATTATGAAGCCGGAAGTCATCGCCAAGGCCAGCAACTTCGTCGCCTATGCCAACGGCAACAAGGCTTCGCAGCAATTCGTGAACAAGGAAATATTGGAGGATCCGGCTGTCTATCCGACTGACGAGATCATGAAAAACCTATTCACGGTGAAGCCGTGGGATCCGAAAACGCAGCGTCTGGCGACGCGCTTGTGGACCAAGGTCGTTACCGGTCAATAA
- a CDS encoding ABC transporter ATP-binding protein yields MKSLGNIRRSFAPWTDPSAKPYISFKNVTKKFGDFTAVDNLSLDIYNREFFALLGASGCGKSTLLRMLAGFEQPTTGEIVLDGQNLAGTPPYRRPVNMMFQSYALFPHMTVEKNIAFGLRQDGMPKAEIAERVAQMLKLVKLEQFAKRKPNQLSGGQRQRVALARSLAKRPKVLLLDEPLGALDKKLREETQFELMDLQQNLGLTFVVVTHDQEEAMTMADRIAVMSHGRVVQVATPAEIYEAPNSRFVADFIGDVNILDGNVTRANGGTVEIAVDNGFTLRTATGEMPTEGSRAGFAIRPEKLRVTPRPPANASVNAAEGEIWDIAYLGDMTVFHVKLKSGQVVKASSLNAVRAVEEPFAYDQDVWVSFDENAGVLLRD; encoded by the coding sequence ATGAAGTCTCTCGGTAACATCCGGCGCTCCTTTGCTCCTTGGACCGATCCTTCGGCAAAGCCGTACATTTCCTTCAAGAATGTCACGAAGAAGTTCGGCGATTTCACCGCCGTCGACAATCTCTCGCTGGATATCTACAACCGCGAATTCTTCGCCCTGCTCGGTGCTTCCGGCTGCGGCAAATCCACACTGCTGCGCATGCTCGCGGGCTTCGAGCAGCCGACGACAGGCGAGATCGTCCTCGACGGCCAGAACCTTGCCGGCACGCCGCCCTACCGTCGTCCAGTCAACATGATGTTTCAGTCCTATGCGCTGTTCCCGCATATGACGGTGGAAAAGAACATCGCCTTCGGGCTGCGCCAGGATGGCATGCCGAAAGCCGAGATCGCAGAGCGCGTCGCGCAGATGCTGAAGCTCGTCAAGCTGGAGCAATTTGCAAAGCGCAAGCCGAACCAGCTCTCGGGCGGGCAGCGTCAGCGTGTGGCGCTCGCCCGTTCGCTCGCCAAGCGGCCGAAGGTGCTGCTGCTCGACGAACCGCTTGGCGCGCTCGACAAGAAGCTGCGCGAGGAGACCCAGTTCGAGCTGATGGACCTGCAGCAGAATCTCGGCCTCACCTTCGTCGTCGTTACCCACGACCAGGAAGAGGCGATGACCATGGCCGACCGCATTGCCGTGATGAGCCATGGCAGAGTCGTGCAGGTGGCAACGCCGGCGGAAATCTATGAAGCCCCCAATTCCCGCTTCGTGGCCGATTTCATCGGCGATGTGAACATTCTCGACGGCAATGTCACGCGCGCGAATGGCGGCACGGTCGAGATCGCGGTCGACAACGGCTTTACCTTGCGCACCGCAACTGGCGAGATGCCCACTGAAGGCAGCCGCGCCGGCTTCGCCATTCGGCCGGAAAAGCTGCGTGTCACGCCGCGCCCGCCGGCTAATGCCTCGGTCAATGCCGCCGAGGGCGAGATCTGGGATATCGCCTATCTCGGTGACATGACGGTTTTCCACGTCAAGCTCAAGAGCGGACAGGTGGTGAAGGCCTCGTCGCTGAATGCGGTGCGCGCCGTGGAGGAGCCTTTTGCCTATGACCAGGACGTCTGGGTCTCCTTTGACGAAAATGCCGGTGTGCTGCTGAGGGACTGA
- a CDS encoding ABC transporter permease subunit: MKTLGSSIYQRLVIIIPYAWLLIFFLAPFLIVFRISLSTKALSVPPYDPAFSWSDSFGDWWDKLQSMSFDNYTWLAGDPLYFNAYLQSLKIAGISTILTLIIAYPIAYGMAQAPRSIRPTLLMLVILPFWTSFLIRVYSWMAILSTTGLLNQLLMALGVIHEPLVILNTNTAVYIGMVYSYLPFMVLPLYSSLEKMDGTLIEAAQDLGCTPIGAFWRVTFPLSIPGVIAGCMLVFIPAVGEFVIPDLLGGSETLMIGKVLWSEFYGNTDWPLASAVATILLLVLVVPIVFFQHVQAKADEKGR; this comes from the coding sequence ATGAAGACGCTCGGCTCTTCCATCTATCAGCGCCTCGTCATCATCATTCCCTATGCCTGGCTGCTGATTTTCTTTCTCGCGCCTTTCCTGATCGTCTTCCGTATTTCGCTGTCGACGAAGGCGCTCTCCGTTCCGCCCTATGATCCAGCTTTCAGCTGGTCGGACAGTTTCGGTGATTGGTGGGACAAGCTGCAGAGCATGTCCTTCGACAATTACACCTGGCTGGCCGGCGATCCGCTCTATTTCAACGCCTATCTCCAGAGCCTGAAGATAGCGGGCATATCGACGATCCTGACACTGATCATCGCCTATCCCATTGCCTACGGCATGGCGCAGGCGCCGCGCAGCATCCGCCCGACGCTGTTGATGCTGGTCATCCTGCCGTTCTGGACGAGCTTCCTGATCCGCGTCTATTCCTGGATGGCGATCCTGAGCACCACGGGTTTGCTTAATCAGCTGCTGATGGCACTCGGCGTCATCCATGAGCCGCTGGTGATCCTGAATACCAACACCGCCGTTTATATCGGCATGGTCTATTCCTATCTGCCTTTCATGGTGCTGCCGCTCTATTCCTCGCTGGAAAAGATGGACGGCACGCTGATCGAGGCGGCTCAGGATCTCGGCTGCACGCCTATCGGCGCCTTCTGGCGCGTCACCTTCCCGCTGTCGATCCCTGGCGTCATTGCCGGTTGCATGCTGGTTTTCATTCCGGCGGTCGGCGAGTTCGTTATTCCCGATCTGCTCGGCGGCTCCGAAACGCTGATGATCGGCAAGGTGTTGTGGAGCGAATTCTACGGCAATACCGACTGGCCGCTGGCATCCGCGGTGGCGACCATCCTTCTGCTTGTGCTGGTGGTGCCCATCGTCTTCTTCCAACATGTACAGGCCAAAGCCGACGAGAAGGGGAGGTAA
- a CDS encoding ABC transporter permease subunit — translation MIRWSRFNIISVTLGLAFLYLPILLLVIYSFNASRLVTVWGGFSTQWYGHLLRNNDMLNAAWLTVRIAVFSATIATVLGTLAALTLVRYTRFRGRILFSGMIYAPLVMPDVITGLSLLLLFVAAGIDRGFWTIVMAHTTLTMCFVAVVVQSRLLSFDRSIEEAALDLGAPPVRTFFEITLPIIAPAVFSGWVLALTLSLDDLVIATFASGAGAKTLPMLIYSQVKLGVTPEINAICTILIGVVTVGVICASVVTKRREVQRQRDEHAAAAA, via the coding sequence ATGATCCGCTGGTCCCGCTTCAATATCATCTCCGTCACGCTCGGCCTTGCCTTCCTCTATTTGCCGATCCTGCTGCTGGTCATCTATTCCTTCAACGCCTCGCGGCTGGTCACGGTCTGGGGCGGCTTCTCGACGCAATGGTACGGTCATCTGCTGCGAAACAACGACATGCTCAACGCTGCCTGGCTGACCGTACGCATCGCTGTGTTCTCGGCGACGATCGCGACCGTGCTCGGTACGCTGGCGGCATTGACGCTGGTTCGCTACACCCGCTTCCGCGGCCGTATCCTGTTTTCCGGCATGATCTATGCGCCTCTGGTCATGCCCGACGTCATCACCGGCCTATCGCTGCTGCTGCTCTTCGTCGCCGCCGGTATCGATCGCGGATTCTGGACCATTGTCATGGCGCATACGACGCTGACCATGTGCTTCGTTGCGGTCGTCGTACAGTCCAGACTTCTGAGCTTCGACCGCTCGATCGAAGAGGCGGCTCTCGATCTCGGCGCGCCGCCCGTGCGCACCTTCTTCGAGATCACGCTGCCGATCATCGCGCCGGCGGTGTTTTCCGGCTGGGTGCTGGCGCTGACGCTGTCGCTGGATGATCTGGTGATCGCCACATTTGCTTCGGGGGCCGGCGCTAAGACATTGCCGATGCTGATCTACAGCCAGGTGAAGCTCGGCGTGACGCCGGAGATCAACGCGATCTGCACCATCCTGATCGGCGTCGTTACCGTGGGCGTCATCTGCGCCTCCGTCGTCACTAAACGCCGCGAAGTGCAGCGCCAGAGAGATGAGCACGCGGCAGCCGCGGCGTAA
- a CDS encoding AsmA family protein yields the protein MRASRNNKWWLTMRSASRWLPAVARTTGIALFAIIVIFAVFRATAPFLISSGLVRSGIEKALSDWTGYRAQIEGAPTLEFWPTPRVTLNQVTIREPTKNGKVLGHVDSLSADFSLFAALRGRAHFHEFHFLRPVIYIRRDETGLIDWTNEGLLSKAIERVEQSSNQSLTMSKDQDAVIGTLTIEDGSVEMTDDRSGKLYKMSGVNADISWPRLSRPMSAVILARLNGQDVKIDFSSAQPLLLFAGKRVDAKTSFSSPLINWTYTGATGLSNFAALTGNLNLSVPNVPSFLAWSGEHLPAASTLQNVSLNADVATIPNGLRFNNLNFKVNDSAASGVMDLSYSKAGKPKISGTLAFDQMNLNPFLAAFSMRLAADTAIDALLNGNPLQRLDVDMRLSSNKAVLGPFQFDDIGASLLVAGGKAKFDIGDSGFEGGELTSHLEVAQGDFDGGGKLQISIHNADFGGLFTRLNLAGPLPLTKGSLDLSLSTSKPIWAANLGDVAGNMHFTSAAGSFRQFNISTFRELASSRAFFRMSDIADTAFDFDSLDVDASVAKGSVDIHGAKIVGRNEIVMLNGVVPFRSNGLALSGTMQASDPANAAELPMLPFYIGGTWPDPVISPVKTLLHKSDQQPQQQ from the coding sequence ATGAGAGCGTCGAGGAATAACAAATGGTGGTTGACGATGCGATCGGCCTCGCGTTGGCTGCCCGCTGTTGCACGCACCACGGGCATCGCCCTTTTTGCCATTATCGTTATCTTCGCCGTTTTCAGGGCAACCGCTCCCTTTCTGATCTCCAGCGGCCTGGTGCGCTCCGGCATCGAGAAAGCGCTGTCGGACTGGACGGGATATCGCGCCCAGATCGAGGGTGCACCGACACTGGAATTCTGGCCGACGCCACGTGTGACGCTCAACCAGGTCACCATCCGCGAACCGACGAAAAACGGCAAGGTGCTCGGCCATGTCGACAGCCTCTCGGCGGATTTCTCGCTGTTTGCCGCGCTGCGCGGACGTGCGCATTTTCATGAATTCCATTTCCTGCGGCCGGTGATCTATATCCGCCGCGACGAAACCGGTCTGATCGACTGGACGAATGAAGGGCTGCTGTCCAAGGCAATCGAACGGGTGGAGCAATCCTCCAACCAGAGCCTGACGATGAGCAAGGATCAGGATGCCGTCATCGGCACGCTGACCATCGAGGACGGCAGCGTCGAGATGACGGATGACCGCAGCGGCAAACTCTACAAGATGAGCGGCGTGAACGCCGACATCTCCTGGCCGCGGCTATCCCGCCCGATGAGCGCTGTCATCCTGGCGCGTCTCAACGGTCAGGACGTCAAGATCGATTTTAGTTCCGCCCAGCCTCTGTTGCTCTTTGCCGGCAAGCGTGTCGATGCAAAAACAAGCTTCTCCTCGCCACTGATCAACTGGACCTATACCGGTGCCACCGGCCTTTCCAATTTTGCCGCACTGACCGGAAATCTGAACCTGAGCGTGCCGAATGTGCCCTCCTTCCTGGCCTGGAGCGGGGAACATCTGCCAGCCGCCAGTACGCTGCAGAACGTCTCTCTCAATGCCGACGTCGCCACGATCCCAAACGGTCTGCGCTTCAATAATCTGAACTTCAAGGTCAACGACTCCGCTGCGTCCGGCGTCATGGATCTGAGCTATTCGAAGGCCGGCAAGCCGAAGATTTCCGGCACGCTTGCCTTCGACCAGATGAACCTCAATCCGTTCCTGGCGGCATTTTCCATGCGGCTGGCCGCCGATACCGCCATCGACGCTTTGCTCAACGGCAATCCGCTGCAGCGCCTCGATGTGGATATGCGGCTTTCGTCGAACAAAGCGGTGCTCGGCCCATTTCAATTCGATGATATCGGCGCCAGCCTGCTGGTTGCCGGCGGCAAGGCAAAATTCGACATCGGCGACAGCGGCTTCGAGGGCGGAGAGCTCACCTCGCATCTGGAGGTCGCGCAAGGCGACTTCGATGGCGGCGGCAAATTGCAGATCTCCATCCATAACGCCGATTTCGGCGGGCTATTCACCCGGCTCAATCTCGCGGGGCCACTGCCGCTGACGAAGGGATCGCTGGACCTTTCACTCAGCACATCGAAGCCGATCTGGGCCGCCAATCTCGGCGATGTCGCCGGCAATATGCATTTCACCTCGGCCGCCGGCTCCTTCCGGCAGTTCAACATCTCAACCTTCCGCGAGCTTGCGTCCAGCAGAGCTTTTTTCCGGATGAGCGACATCGCCGACACGGCCTTCGATTTCGACAGCCTGGATGTCGATGCAAGCGTCGCCAAGGGGTCGGTCGATATTCACGGCGCCAAGATCGTCGGGCGCAACGAAATCGTGATGCTGAACGGCGTCGTTCCCTTCCGTAGCAACGGACTGGCGCTGTCGGGCACGATGCAGGCGAGCGATCCGGCCAATGCCGCGGAGTTGCCGATGCTGCCCTTCTACATCGGCGGCACCTGGCCGGACCCAGTGATCTCGCCTGTCAAAACGCTACTGCACAAGTCAGACCAGCAGCCGCAGCAACAATAG
- a CDS encoding acetoacetate--CoA ligase produces MGDNQPLWTPSDEFRRQSPMFVFMEDCNRRFGLSLSDFGSLHAWSITDRETFWTAVWDFCGIKGKRGERALINGDLMLEARFFPDAELNFAENLLSKNGEGDALVFWGEDKVRDRWSWDRLSAMVSRLQQAFRALGIGKADRVAAMMPNMPETIACMLAAASIGAIWSSCSPDFGEQGVLDRFGQIEPKLFIACSGYWYGGKLQDVTAKVGAIAQRLGAPAVIIPYAGDADVVAAATPNAKTLTAFIAPFEAKAVEFVPLPFSHPLFILFSSGTTGVPKCIVHSTGGALLQLIKEHRLHCGVIPGEKVFYFTTCGWMMWNWLVTGLAAGATLCLYDGSPFAPDGNILFDYAQEEKFALFGTSAKYIDAVRKGGLTPKTSHNLSSLRLMTSTGSPLSPEGFSFVYEGIKDDIQLASISGGTDIVSCFVLGNPLQPVWRGEIQGPGLGLAVDVWNEDDQPVRGEKGELVCTKAFPSMPVMFWNDPDRVKYHAAYFERFDNVWCHGDFAEWTEHDGLIIHGRSDATLNPGGVRIGTAEIYNQVEQMPEVLEALCIGQDWDDDVRVVLFVRLAVGAVLTEDLVKAMKTRIRTGASPRHVPAKIIAVTDIPRTKSGKIVELAVRDVVHGRPVKNKEALANPEALDLFAGLDELKN; encoded by the coding sequence ATGGGAGATAATCAGCCGCTCTGGACACCGTCGGATGAATTTCGCCGGCAAAGCCCGATGTTTGTCTTCATGGAAGACTGCAACCGACGCTTCGGCCTATCGCTTTCCGATTTCGGCAGCCTGCATGCCTGGTCGATTACCGACCGCGAAACCTTCTGGACAGCAGTGTGGGATTTCTGTGGCATCAAGGGAAAACGCGGCGAAAGGGCGCTGATCAACGGCGACCTCATGTTGGAAGCGCGCTTCTTTCCCGACGCCGAGCTGAACTTCGCCGAGAACCTGCTGTCGAAAAACGGTGAGGGGGATGCGCTGGTCTTCTGGGGGGAGGACAAGGTGCGCGATCGCTGGTCTTGGGATCGGCTTTCGGCCATGGTGTCACGCCTGCAGCAGGCCTTTCGCGCGCTCGGCATCGGCAAGGCGGACCGTGTCGCCGCGATGATGCCGAACATGCCGGAAACCATCGCCTGCATGCTGGCGGCTGCCTCGATCGGCGCCATCTGGTCCTCCTGTTCCCCGGATTTCGGCGAGCAGGGCGTCCTGGATCGCTTCGGCCAGATCGAGCCGAAGCTTTTTATCGCCTGTAGCGGCTATTGGTATGGCGGCAAATTGCAGGATGTGACGGCAAAGGTCGGCGCCATCGCGCAACGTCTCGGCGCACCTGCCGTCATCATTCCTTATGCCGGAGACGCCGATGTGGTCGCGGCAGCGACCCCGAATGCAAAGACGCTCACGGCCTTCATCGCGCCCTTCGAGGCGAAGGCGGTCGAATTCGTGCCCCTGCCGTTCTCGCATCCGCTGTTCATTCTGTTTTCTTCAGGTACGACGGGCGTGCCGAAATGCATCGTCCATTCCACCGGCGGCGCGCTGCTGCAGCTCATCAAGGAGCATCGCCTGCATTGCGGCGTGATCCCGGGCGAAAAGGTCTTCTATTTCACCACCTGCGGCTGGATGATGTGGAACTGGCTGGTGACCGGGCTTGCCGCCGGCGCCACGCTTTGCCTCTACGACGGTTCTCCCTTCGCGCCCGACGGCAATATTCTCTTCGACTATGCGCAGGAGGAGAAATTCGCCCTGTTCGGCACGTCCGCCAAATACATCGACGCGGTGCGCAAGGGCGGCCTGACGCCGAAGACGTCGCATAATCTTTCCAGCCTGCGGCTAATGACCTCCACCGGCTCGCCGCTGTCGCCCGAAGGCTTCTCCTTCGTCTATGAGGGCATCAAGGACGACATCCAGCTCGCTTCCATCTCGGGAGGCACCGACATCGTCTCCTGCTTTGTGCTCGGCAATCCCTTGCAGCCGGTCTGGCGCGGCGAGATTCAGGGGCCGGGCCTCGGCCTTGCCGTCGATGTCTGGAACGAGGACGACCAGCCCGTCCGTGGCGAAAAGGGCGAGCTTGTCTGCACCAAAGCTTTTCCCTCGATGCCGGTGATGTTCTGGAACGATCCCGACCGCGTCAAATATCATGCTGCTTATTTCGAGCGCTTCGACAATGTCTGGTGCCATGGCGATTTTGCCGAGTGGACGGAGCATGATGGCTTGATCATTCATGGCCGCTCGGACGCGACGCTCAATCCCGGCGGCGTGCGTATCGGCACGGCGGAGATCTACAATCAGGTCGAGCAGATGCCTGAAGTCCTCGAGGCTCTCTGCATCGGACAGGACTGGGATGATGATGTCCGTGTCGTGCTTTTCGTCCGCCTGGCCGTCGGCGCAGTGCTTACGGAGGACCTAGTCAAGGCGATGAAGACCCGCATTCGCACCGGCGCCTCGCCACGGCATGTGCCGGCGAAGATCATCGCTGTTACCGATATTCCGCGCACCAAGTCGGGCAAGATTGTCGAACTCGCGGTCCGTGACGTCGTACATGGCCGGCCGGTGAAGAACAAGGAAGCGCTCGCCAATCCCGAAGCGTTGGATCTTTTTGCCGGGCTGGATGAGCTGAAAAACTAA
- a CDS encoding DEAD/DEAH box helicase: MTEFEGIVPAIAQALAKRGYEVLTPVQKAMLDPGLAGKDALVSAQTGSGKTVAFGLALAPGLLRGAERFGPAGTPLALAIAPTRELALQVQRELEWLYELTGATIASCVGGMDMRTEKRALERGAHIVVGTPGRLCDHIRRNSLDISELKAVVLDEADEMLDLGFREDLEFILETAPAERRTLMFSATVPRSIAKLAENYQRDAVRIATASEAKQHVDIDYRALTVVPSDRENAIINVLRYYEAQNAIVFCSTRAAVNHLTARFNNRGFSVVALSGELSQSERTHALQAMRDGRARVCIATDVAARGIDLPGLELVVHADLPTNPETLLHRSGRTGRAGRKGVSALIVPLSARRRTERLLENARIRATWAKPPSAEEVNRRDDERLLADPIFSAPLRDDEQSLVQQLLQSHGAEQVAAAFLRQYRTGHSAPEDLQDVPAEGERRKPRRDDFSAPRDDAPSAGRNDFTDGVWVSLSVGRKQNAEPRWLIPMLCRNGNLTKRDIGAIKMMPEETFVEFSAEGAERLLSAIGPDKTLERGIRVKPLAGVPDFSQAKREGTYGKKKPFSDKSARPNDAAKPKWKSERKPERTQAGEGSVSERPDKKPWSKKPGKPNFAKKDAGPAAGKPNSRAKRKADKARGE; the protein is encoded by the coding sequence ATGACCGAATTCGAAGGCATCGTTCCTGCGATCGCCCAGGCTTTGGCAAAGCGCGGTTACGAAGTGCTGACGCCAGTACAGAAGGCCATGCTCGATCCTGGCCTTGCCGGCAAGGACGCATTGGTGTCGGCCCAGACCGGCTCCGGCAAGACGGTCGCCTTCGGCCTGGCCTTGGCTCCGGGCCTGTTGCGGGGCGCCGAGCGCTTCGGCCCCGCCGGCACGCCGTTGGCATTGGCGATCGCGCCGACCCGCGAACTGGCGCTGCAGGTGCAGCGGGAGCTGGAATGGCTGTATGAACTGACGGGTGCGACCATTGCCTCCTGCGTCGGCGGCATGGATATGCGCACCGAAAAGCGGGCTTTGGAGCGCGGTGCGCACATCGTCGTCGGTACGCCAGGGCGCCTCTGCGACCATATCCGCCGGAATTCGCTGGACATCTCAGAGCTCAAGGCCGTTGTCCTGGACGAGGCCGACGAGATGCTCGACCTCGGCTTCCGCGAAGACCTGGAATTCATCCTGGAAACTGCGCCGGCCGAGCGGCGGACATTGATGTTTTCGGCAACCGTGCCGCGCTCGATCGCCAAGCTCGCCGAAAACTACCAGCGCGATGCCGTGCGCATCGCCACCGCCTCGGAAGCCAAGCAGCATGTCGATATCGACTATCGCGCCCTGACGGTCGTGCCGAGCGATAGGGAAAACGCCATCATCAACGTTCTGCGCTACTACGAAGCCCAGAACGCCATCGTCTTCTGTTCGACACGTGCGGCTGTCAATCATCTGACCGCGCGCTTCAACAACCGAGGCTTCTCCGTCGTTGCTCTCTCGGGCGAGCTCAGCCAGAGCGAACGTACGCATGCGCTGCAGGCCATGCGCGACGGCCGCGCCCGCGTCTGCATCGCCACCGACGTTGCCGCCCGCGGCATCGATCTGCCGGGCCTGGAACTGGTGGTTCACGCCGATCTGCCGACCAATCCGGAAACGCTGCTGCATCGCAGCGGCCGCACCGGCCGCGCCGGTCGCAAGGGCGTCAGCGCCCTGATCGTGCCGCTTAGTGCCCGCCGCCGCACCGAACGCTTGCTCGAGAACGCCCGCATCCGCGCCACATGGGCAAAGCCGCCATCCGCCGAGGAGGTCAATCGCCGCGACGACGAGCGTCTTCTCGCCGATCCGATTTTCTCCGCGCCGTTGCGTGATGACGAACAGTCCTTGGTTCAGCAACTGCTGCAAAGCCATGGTGCCGAACAGGTTGCCGCTGCATTCCTGCGCCAGTACCGCACCGGCCACTCCGCGCCGGAGGATCTGCAGGATGTTCCCGCCGAGGGCGAGCGCAGGAAACCCCGCCGCGACGATTTTTCCGCCCCGCGCGATGATGCGCCTTCCGCCGGACGCAACGACTTCACCGACGGCGTCTGGGTGTCGCTCTCGGTCGGCCGCAAGCAGAATGCCGAGCCGCGCTGGCTGATCCCGATGCTCTGCCGCAACGGCAACCTCACCAAGCGCGACATCGGCGCGATCAAGATGATGCCGGAAGAAACCTTCGTGGAATTTTCGGCCGAAGGCGCCGAGCGCCTCCTGTCGGCCATCGGGCCCGACAAGACGCTGGAAAGGGGCATCCGCGTCAAGCCGCTTGCCGGCGTACCGGATTTTTCGCAGGCCAAGCGGGAAGGAACCTACGGAAAGAAGAAACCCTTCTCGGACAAGAGCGCCCGTCCGAACGACGCAGCCAAGCCGAAATGGAAGTCCGAGCGCAAGCCGGAACGGACGCAGGCGGGCGAGGGCAGTGTTTCCGAACGTCCGGACAAGAAGCCCTGGTCAAAGAAGCCGGGCAAGCCGAATTTCGCCAAGAAAGATGCCGGCCCGGCAGCAGGCAAGCCGAATTCGAGGGCCAAGCGTAAGGCTGACAAGGCGCGCGGAGAGTGA
- a CDS encoding putative quinol monooxygenase has protein sequence MSKLVVLGTIEAVAGHSGQLIPLLKAHRARCLRDERGTLSFDIMTSNDDDAKIYIHEVYQDAAAFELHLNSPSIKQWREETAGLVAKVLVQKATPVE, from the coding sequence ATGTCAAAGCTTGTGGTGCTTGGAACAATCGAGGCCGTCGCCGGCCATAGCGGACAACTAATCCCGTTGCTGAAAGCGCATCGCGCTCGCTGCCTGCGTGATGAGCGCGGAACCCTAAGCTTCGACATCATGACGTCGAACGACGACGACGCGAAGATCTACATCCACGAAGTCTACCAGGACGCCGCCGCGTTTGAGCTGCATCTCAACAGCCCTTCCATCAAGCAATGGCGCGAAGAGACCGCGGGGCTGGTGGCGAAAGTGCTGGTTCAGAAAGCGACACCCGTCGAATAG